The genomic window ttttcaatctactcaactgacaaagagctaatatccagaatctacgaagaacttaaacaaatttacaaagaaaaaaaaacccatcaaaaagtgggcaaagcatatgaacagacacttctcaaaagaagatatttatgcagccaacagacatatgaaaaaatgcccatcatcactgttcatcagagaactgcaaatcaaaaccacaatgaaataccctctcatgccagttagaatggcaatcattaaaaaatcaggaaacaatagatgctggagaggacgtggagaaataggaacacttttacactgttggtgggagtgtaaattagttcaacaattgtggaagacagtgtggcatttcctcaatgagctagaaccagaaataccatttgacccagcaatcccattactgggtatatacccaaaggattatcaatcatgctactataaagacacatgcacatgtatgtttattatggcactattcacaagagcaaagacttggaatcaacccaaatgtccatcaataatagactggataaagaaaatgtggcacatatacaccatggaataccatgcaaccatcaaaaaggatgagttcatgtcctctgcaggtacatggatgaagctggaaaccatcattctcagcaagatatcacaagaacagacaaccaaacaccacatgttcttgctcataagtgggagctgaacaatgagaacacatggacacagggaggggaacatcacacaatggggcctgtcaggggctgggggcctgggggagggatagcgttaggagaaatacccaatgtaaatgacgaggtgatgggtgcaccaaaccatcatggcacatatatacctgtgagacaaacctgtatgttgtgcacatgtaccctagaacttaaagtataaaaataaataaataaaaatactatttttacttGTATAGAATTTTGTAAGAGGCTAATTTTctgtggaaatgtaaactaaaaccacaatgtgataccaccttatcCCAGTAATAATGGATgttactaaaaaggaaaaaacaatagaTATTGGTATGAATTTGGTGAAAACAGAATTTTGGTAGaatgctggtaggaatgtaaattagtacaacctctataaaaaatagtatggagatttctttctttccttctatgtatttatctatgagatagggtcttgctctatcacccagactggaatgcagtggcatgatttggctcaccacaacctcagcctcctgggctcaagcaatcttcccatctctgcctcccaagtagctgggactacaggtgcatgtagTCAAACCaaaattttttgggtttttttatgtagagatggagattcaccatgttgcctaggctggtctcgaactcttgggctcaagcaatgcacctgcctcggcctcccaaaatgctgggattacaggcacgaaccaccgcacttttctttagttcttaaagaaataactttaagtactaaaagtagatctattattcaatccagcaatctcactactgggtatctatccaaagaaaaagaagtcattatatatttaaaaaaaaaaatctgcacatgtatatttattgcaacacaattcacaattgcaaagatatgaaaGCAATCTAAGTaaccatcaactgatgaataaagaaaatgtagtgtatatacaccatggaatactactcagtcataaaaaagaatgaaataatgtcttttgcagcaacttgatGGAGCTAGAGGCTGTTATTCCAAGCAAAGTAACTtggaaatggaaaaccaaaaactgtagttctcacttatcagtgggagtTAAGCTGTGGGTACATAAAGGCATATGGAGTGGTATAATGGATTTTGGAGACTCAGAAAGAGGGAGAGTGGAattggggtgagggataaaataatacatattggGTACACATACATATccggtgatgggtgcactaaaatctcagaattcagcactctctctctctctctctctctatatatatatagacacacacacacacacacacacacacacacacacacacacacacgcataattcatccatgtaaccaaaacccacttgtaccccaaagctattgacatatatatatataattttcatgtgtatttatatatatgaaaaaagaaagcaaatcccTGTCTTCCAAATCTCAAGTCAtagcaagaggaaaaaaattcaaggTTTGCAGATTTGATTTGTCTCCTGATCAATCGGCTGAAACCTCTTTCTGTTAATGTTGATTCCTTACACTGGAAAATTCCTAGACTATTATTTGTATGAGTGAGAATTTCTCTTCTGACTTTCAATCCAAGCCACATGGAAAGAATGTAAAAATGGAGCCTGTGCACTTTGAATTTATTCTCAGCCTTTAGGCTGCAGTATCACAGCCCTATTTCCACCAGTAGGAGGCATTATCTAAACATGTTGAGAAACAGTCATTCCTAAGGAATGACCCTGTTTCCTTATCTGGCTCAATTCAGTCTGAGAAGAAGGACTGTTGTTTCTGATGAAGAAAGAGCTCCACTCTCAGCTACTGCCACAGCAGCTCTGCCAATAAcaaaggcacagcattttccctCTTTGTGCATCTCCAACATGGATGCTTTTCAgggcattttaaaattcttccttaaTCAGAAAACTGTTATTGGCTACAGCTTCATGGCTCTGCTGACCGTGGGAAGTGAGCGTCTCTTTTCTGTTGTGGCTTTTAAGTGCCCCTGCAGCACTGAGAATATGACCTATGGGCTGGTTTTCCTCTTTGCTCCTGCCTGGGTGTTACTGATCCTGGGATTCTTTCTGAACAATAGGTCATGGAGACTCTTCACAGGCTGCTGTGTGAATCCCAGGAAAATCTTTCCCAGAGGCCACAGCTGCCGTTTCTTCTACGTCCTTGGCCAGATCACTCTGAGCTCATTGGTGGCTCCAGTGATGTGGCTTTCTGTGGCTTTGCTCAATGGAACTTTCTATGAATGTGCCATGAGCGGGACGAGAAGTTCGGGACTCCTGGAGCTGATTTGCAAGGGTAAGCCCAAAGAGTGCTGGGAAGAACTTCACAAAGTTTCTTGTGGCAAAACTAGCATGCTACCTACCATCAATGAAGAACTGAAACTGTCCCTTCAGGCCCAGTC from Macaca fascicularis isolate 582-1 chromosome 4, T2T-MFA8v1.1 includes these protein-coding regions:
- the CALHM5 gene encoding calcium homeostasis modulator protein 5, whose amino-acid sequence is MDAFQGILKFFLNQKTVIGYSFMALLTVGSERLFSVVAFKCPCSTENMTYGLVFLFAPAWVLLILGFFLNNRSWRLFTGCCVNPRKIFPRGHSCRFFYVLGQITLSSLVAPVMWLSVALLNGTFYECAMSGTRSSGLLELICKGKPKECWEELHKVSCGKTSMLPTINEELKLSLQAQSQIIGWCLICSASFFSLLTTCYARCRSKVSYLQLSFWKTYAQKEKEQLENTFLDYANKLSERNLKCFFENKRPDPFPMPTFAAWEAASELHSFHQSRQHYSTLHRVVDDGLELSPEDDETTMVLVGTAHNV